A genomic stretch from Rhodothermales bacterium includes:
- a CDS encoding choice-of-anchor D domain-containing protein — protein sequence MKKVVSKVISWAGVMAFVLFCGPSALAQVVSDAPFLEKEGLIVMETESVPTPELWKFQTVEPGYTGAGYLRYTGPDQLFNPGVDIIDYNIVVENEGWYGMVMQMSHLGAPSLDQQNDVWSRMDTEVWTKTLHPGGQLNNGFTMHTQWALKENGVEVFRNPEYFLTAGVHTFQVAARSFNVRIDRIHFWKLEAPFKISWDTGHDASLPESLRDATILGVSPSPIVVPSVAAGETGAPFEVTLSNPGDEAITVSNIALGGANAGDFSVSTNGPVTVAAGGSSVINVTFSPDLQGTKAATLTFTHTGLNSPLTVDVSGNATSGGTGTTILFRVNAGGPMIPDGAHPWEEDQTEVVGHDNGASSPGTPHPYVNAAATGDWTFGRDETITLDASVPPGTPVALFQRGRWDPTSNPSMQWDIPIEAGKEIEVRLYFAEQLFNAPDDDQGVNGPRIFSVAIEGVVPAEMNNFQIASTGVDLGFMRSFVLVSDGNVDIDFTNISHDPIIQGIEILEVGGLSRSMSEGWNLVSVPVTPANAAYAAVFGDVSSIGAPFLWNGLNYAQTETVGGGVGYWLNLDADGAQAFDGAAVNSVGINLTAGWHLIGGPACILPLDAISDPSNVLSNGILFSYGDGYQSATTLQPGFGYWVLSEGVGTITMDCAAPGKSSVRSAGVSQTPDVTAFGVLKVNDMAGATQDLYFGGTLENSEDIRFFSLPPVAPSGSFDVRFATDRRLAEGPQAVIQLQSAHYPMEITLTQLPAGTSGTLMIEELVAGQVMATQTLQEAGTISVTDPNVNKIRVTLESTATANESVDTLPGQFSLRGNYPNPFNPTTSLLFDMPASGTVAVKVFDTLGRQVLEVPAAAFGPGAGQQVQIDAHDLASGLYIYQIRATMANATAVQTGRMMLLK from the coding sequence ATGAAAAAAGTGGTTTCCAAGGTCATCTCGTGGGCCGGCGTCATGGCCTTTGTCCTGTTCTGCGGGCCATCCGCCCTTGCCCAGGTCGTTTCCGATGCGCCTTTTCTCGAAAAGGAGGGGCTCATCGTGATGGAGACCGAGTCGGTGCCGACGCCTGAGCTCTGGAAGTTTCAGACCGTAGAGCCGGGCTATACGGGAGCCGGCTACCTTCGCTATACCGGTCCGGACCAGCTGTTTAATCCGGGGGTGGATATCATCGACTACAACATCGTGGTCGAGAACGAAGGCTGGTACGGCATGGTGATGCAGATGTCGCACCTCGGGGCGCCGTCGCTCGATCAGCAGAACGACGTGTGGTCGAGGATGGATACCGAAGTCTGGACGAAGACCCTGCATCCGGGCGGGCAGCTGAACAACGGGTTTACGATGCACACGCAGTGGGCGCTGAAGGAAAACGGCGTCGAAGTGTTCCGGAACCCGGAATACTTCCTCACCGCCGGCGTGCACACGTTCCAGGTCGCCGCGCGCTCGTTCAACGTACGCATCGACCGGATCCATTTCTGGAAGCTGGAGGCGCCCTTCAAGATTTCGTGGGATACGGGGCATGACGCTTCGCTGCCCGAATCGCTCCGCGACGCGACCATTCTGGGCGTGTCGCCTTCGCCGATCGTCGTTCCCAGCGTCGCCGCCGGCGAGACCGGCGCGCCGTTCGAGGTGACGCTCTCGAACCCGGGCGACGAGGCCATCACGGTATCGAACATCGCGCTCGGCGGCGCGAACGCCGGCGACTTTTCGGTGTCGACCAACGGCCCGGTGACCGTTGCTGCCGGCGGTTCGTCGGTGATCAACGTGACGTTCTCGCCCGATCTGCAGGGGACGAAGGCGGCCACGCTGACGTTTACGCACACGGGGCTCAACTCGCCGCTGACGGTGGACGTCTCCGGCAACGCCACCTCGGGCGGCACCGGTACGACCATTCTCTTCCGCGTCAACGCGGGCGGCCCGATGATTCCGGACGGCGCGCATCCGTGGGAAGAAGACCAGACGGAGGTAGTGGGCCATGACAACGGCGCTTCGAGTCCCGGTACGCCGCATCCGTATGTAAACGCCGCGGCCACGGGCGACTGGACCTTCGGGCGCGACGAGACGATCACGCTCGACGCCTCGGTGCCTCCGGGCACGCCCGTTGCGCTCTTCCAGCGCGGCCGATGGGACCCGACGAGCAATCCGTCCATGCAGTGGGACATCCCGATCGAGGCCGGCAAGGAAATCGAGGTGCGGCTCTACTTCGCCGAGCAGCTGTTCAATGCGCCGGATGACGACCAGGGCGTCAACGGACCGCGCATCTTCAGCGTGGCGATCGAAGGCGTCGTGCCGGCGGAGATGAACAATTTCCAGATCGCATCCACCGGCGTCGATCTCGGCTTCATGCGCTCGTTCGTGCTCGTGAGCGACGGCAACGTCGACATCGACTTTACGAACATCTCGCACGACCCGATCATCCAGGGCATCGAGATTCTTGAAGTCGGCGGGTTGAGCCGCTCGATGAGCGAAGGGTGGAACCTGGTCAGCGTCCCGGTGACGCCGGCGAACGCGGCGTATGCCGCAGTCTTCGGGGATGTGTCGTCCATCGGCGCGCCCTTCCTCTGGAACGGCCTCAACTACGCCCAGACCGAGACGGTTGGCGGCGGCGTGGGCTACTGGCTGAACCTCGACGCCGACGGCGCGCAGGCCTTCGACGGCGCGGCGGTCAACTCGGTCGGCATCAACCTGACGGCGGGCTGGCATCTGATCGGCGGGCCGGCGTGTATCCTGCCGCTTGACGCGATCAGCGACCCGTCGAATGTGCTGTCGAACGGCATCCTCTTCTCGTATGGCGACGGCTACCAGTCGGCCACCACGCTCCAGCCCGGGTTCGGGTACTGGGTGCTTTCGGAGGGCGTCGGTACGATCACGATGGACTGCGCCGCGCCGGGTAAATCCTCGGTTCGGTCGGCCGGCGTGAGCCAGACCCCGGACGTGACGGCATTCGGCGTGCTCAAGGTCAACGACATGGCCGGCGCCACGCAGGATCTGTATTTCGGCGGCACGCTGGAAAACTCGGAGGATATCCGCTTCTTCTCGCTGCCGCCGGTGGCGCCGTCGGGCTCGTTCGACGTGCGTTTCGCGACCGACAGGCGGCTTGCGGAAGGTCCCCAGGCGGTCATCCAGCTCCAGAGCGCGCACTATCCGATGGAGATCACGCTCACCCAGTTGCCGGCCGGCACGAGCGGCACGCTGATGATCGAGGAACTCGTCGCCGGCCAGGTGATGGCCACGCAGACGCTGCAGGAGGCCGGAACGATTTCGGTCACCGACCCGAACGTGAACAAGATCCGGGTCACGCTGGAATCGACGGCCACGGCCAACGAGTCGGTCGACACCCTGCCGGGCCAGTTCTCGCTGCGCGGCAACTACCCGAACCCGTTCAATCCGACGACGTCGCTCCTCTTCGATATGCCGGCCAGCGGCACGGTAGCGGTGAAGGTGTTCGACACGCTCGGTCGCCAGGTGCTCGAGGTGCCGGCGGCGGCCTTCGGCCCGGGCGCCGGCCAGCAGGTGCAGATCGACGCGCACGACCTGGCGTCGGGCCTGTACATCTACCAGATCCGCGCGACGATGGCGAACGCCACGGCGGTGCAGACCGGGCGGATGATGCTGCTGAAGTGA
- a CDS encoding malectin domain-containing carbohydrate-binding protein — protein MFLFAGLPAAAQVSEVPVPEVSESAAPWKKRLIYRPNSADKAAAQVVAFDPSGLQGENLILPTTLQFGPDGRLYVAQKNGLILAYTIVRNGPQDYVITNTESINIVKLNTPNHDDDGELNTSTSTLTNTRQITGIYVTGTAGSPIIYTTSSDPREGAGDHGGGINDSGLDTNSGILHRLTKSGGSWTKLDLVRGLPRSEENHSTNGIVMDEAENVLYLGVGGLTNAGSPSNNFARITEYALSAAILKIDLDMLDAMPIQGTGNGAYVYDIPTLDDPTRPNVNGIENPNTPGYDGIDVGDPFGGNNGLNMAKVVVGGPVQLHATGFRNPYDLVITKTPGQAGRMYSIDNGANAGWGGHPVGEGAYPGASAGQCTNAYDPAEPGSTGPGPNDNKVNNLNGLHYIREVDPGKRYYAGHAAPIRGNPTGAGLYTFFDGAGVFRTSTSGPNPLPADWPPVPPSEAYAAECDFRNSGEGDGSLVDYVPSTNGMTEYTASTFGGELQGSILSAGFGGEIFIAKLNGAGDQVTNGVEVLFSNFGLTPLDVVAQGDDDVFPGTIWAVTFGAQNITVFEPVEGECAGGPGSQDDDGDGYSNDDEIANGTSECNAGDKPSDFDTDFVSDRLDTDDDNDGTPDVDDAFAHDSNNGVGTTLPLDYELFNGETGFFGIGFTGLMTNGTTDYLDQFDDQLIAGGTAGLLTVPDVPAGDAIGGQNDQFSAFQFGIDVDSGTAPFTVRVRMQPPFFGNTPQGEQSQGFYIGAGDQDNYFKVVVSANGGNGGLEVVSETAGTATRTMYATGGNGDAAIPDNPLDTDVELDLFMLVDPAAGTALPGYSMDGSDVVYIGEPVALSGASLNALQADGVALAVGVISTSSTTGATFPATWDRITIVYDASGAAADVKIQPPNDINESTNSGGSIKITNTSTSGQKIESVTFDLTTSMLPDVVFDPDGTAGDQTGKGFTPSQGEAATGLTGHTLSGFHNTVDEDDGFDVLSMAFTDFEPGETFTFSIDVDPTSIKGTSAPGPGEAGSISGLEITGATVTVTFDDGSTYVSEAFRIPESLSGSQSIIAGGTLARPTIDVVGQSGLKAKVSSLEQVVRVSGPANTDVRLLVVEGALFLAGSGGYDVDPFEANSVIAVQELAGNTGTLGLVDFEVTLTDSQAEGGINYIVAAFENEAGETSPISDVVVLDHDPEAVPITLFRINAGGPAVTLDGVTWSADQYSTGGATFSNPGIEISGTSDDALYTSERYDAGGGGFGYSIPVPADGDYNVAIHFAEIFFGAPNGGVGGAGKRVFSIDIEDGQASLTNLDIYAEVGATAALIKTFEGITVTDGLLTIDLTSTTREGKISAIEVSTFGEPTALSATPNPINFSVEEVGAQSPARTLTISNSGASAITVTGIDFTGANADEFASSFTDPISVAGGSSSTVSVTMSPTFAGSKTAQMNIMHSDSETPIKITLSGEGQVVQPGNVLYRVNAGGPSIASIDGLSIWQGDQATASGNALGQAQLGVPSPYVNTGAAGNFTFGRLHSITLGTSVPSSTPESLFQTERWDAAASPNMIWSFPVEAGTEVEVRVYLAEIFLNADNNETDGPRVFDIVVDGTIPTGFDNIDVYAEAGSDVGIMKSFVTTSDGAINIEFVKDGGQELAAVKGIEILDRTNIARALDEGWNLVGLPLTPANGSYTSIFGAFAPVQAPFAWNGSSYAQETSLSTGKGYWLNAGQSGLHTFEGTTVETLSLNLTAGWNLVSGPACAVDVEAIDDPSGIVVANSWFAYNRGYLASTVLQPGMGYWVEASGAGTVSLTCASGKTASARAGAPDASFGTILISDAHAGSQTLYYGGTLGAASELRPYMLPPRAPEGSFDVRFSNDALLIDSDFATVDLQAGAYPVSLKLVKLPTGDNKLYVQQMKAGGVLASSELSEGESVLIIDEGVNELIIANTVAVEDIDGELPGAFRLQGNYPNPFNPTTTVIFDLPETAQVHVEVYDVMGRRVLDVPAQGFGPGDGHQIQIDAGSLASGIYLYRVVAEMNATQAFAVGRMSLVK, from the coding sequence GCAGCTGGACCAAGCTGGATCTCGTGCGGGGGCTGCCGCGCTCCGAGGAGAATCACTCGACCAACGGCATCGTGATGGACGAAGCCGAGAACGTCCTGTATCTCGGCGTCGGCGGCCTCACGAACGCCGGCTCGCCCTCGAATAATTTCGCTCGCATCACGGAATATGCACTGTCCGCGGCGATCCTGAAGATCGACCTCGACATGCTGGATGCGATGCCGATCCAGGGCACCGGCAACGGGGCGTACGTGTACGACATCCCCACCCTGGATGACCCCACGCGCCCGAACGTCAACGGCATCGAAAACCCGAATACGCCGGGTTATGACGGCATCGACGTGGGCGATCCCTTCGGTGGCAACAACGGCCTCAACATGGCCAAGGTCGTCGTCGGCGGCCCCGTGCAGCTGCACGCGACCGGCTTCCGGAATCCGTATGACCTGGTCATCACGAAGACGCCGGGACAGGCCGGCCGCATGTATTCGATCGACAACGGCGCCAACGCCGGCTGGGGCGGCCATCCCGTAGGGGAGGGCGCGTACCCCGGCGCGAGCGCCGGCCAGTGTACGAACGCGTACGATCCCGCCGAGCCGGGGTCGACCGGGCCGGGACCCAACGACAACAAGGTGAACAACCTGAACGGCCTCCACTACATCCGTGAGGTCGATCCCGGGAAGCGCTATTATGCCGGCCACGCCGCCCCGATTCGCGGCAACCCCACCGGCGCCGGGCTCTACACCTTCTTCGACGGCGCCGGCGTATTCCGCACCAGCACGTCCGGTCCGAATCCGCTGCCGGCCGACTGGCCGCCGGTGCCTCCCAGCGAGGCGTATGCCGCCGAGTGCGACTTCCGCAACTCCGGCGAGGGCGACGGCTCGCTCGTCGACTACGTGCCTTCCACGAACGGCATGACGGAATACACCGCCTCGACCTTCGGTGGAGAACTCCAGGGTTCGATCCTCTCCGCCGGCTTCGGCGGCGAAATTTTTATCGCCAAGCTCAACGGCGCGGGCGATCAGGTGACGAACGGCGTGGAAGTGCTCTTCTCCAACTTTGGCCTCACGCCGCTCGATGTCGTGGCGCAGGGCGATGACGACGTCTTCCCGGGCACGATCTGGGCCGTGACGTTCGGCGCGCAGAACATCACCGTCTTCGAGCCGGTGGAGGGCGAATGCGCCGGCGGACCCGGCAGCCAGGATGACGACGGCGACGGCTACTCGAACGATGACGAAATCGCCAACGGCACCAGCGAGTGCAACGCCGGCGACAAGCCGTCCGACTTCGACACCGACTTCGTGTCCGATCGCCTCGACACGGATGACGACAACGACGGCACGCCGGATGTCGACGATGCGTTCGCGCACGACTCCAACAACGGGGTTGGCACCACCTTGCCGCTGGATTACGAACTCTTCAACGGCGAGACGGGCTTCTTCGGCATCGGCTTCACCGGGCTGATGACGAACGGCACGACCGACTACCTCGACCAGTTCGACGATCAGTTGATCGCCGGCGGGACGGCGGGTCTGCTCACGGTGCCCGATGTGCCCGCGGGCGACGCCATCGGCGGCCAGAACGATCAGTTCTCCGCATTCCAGTTTGGCATCGATGTCGACAGCGGCACGGCGCCGTTTACCGTCCGGGTGCGCATGCAGCCGCCCTTCTTCGGCAATACGCCCCAGGGCGAGCAGTCGCAGGGCTTCTACATCGGCGCCGGCGACCAGGATAATTACTTCAAGGTGGTCGTGAGCGCCAACGGCGGGAACGGCGGGCTGGAGGTGGTCTCCGAAACCGCCGGGACGGCCACGCGGACGATGTACGCGACGGGCGGCAACGGCGACGCGGCCATCCCGGATAATCCGCTGGACACGGATGTCGAGCTCGACCTCTTTATGCTGGTCGACCCCGCTGCCGGCACGGCGCTGCCGGGCTACAGCATGGACGGCAGCGACGTCGTCTACATCGGCGAGCCGGTGGCTCTGTCCGGCGCCTCGCTGAACGCGCTCCAGGCCGATGGCGTGGCGCTGGCGGTCGGCGTGATCAGCACCTCGTCGACCACCGGAGCGACGTTCCCGGCCACGTGGGACCGCATCACCATCGTCTACGATGCGAGCGGCGCCGCGGCCGACGTCAAGATCCAGCCGCCGAACGACATCAACGAAAGCACGAACTCGGGCGGCAGCATCAAGATCACGAACACGTCCACGAGCGGTCAGAAGATCGAGAGCGTGACGTTCGACCTGACCACGAGTATGCTTCCGGATGTCGTCTTCGACCCCGATGGCACCGCCGGCGATCAGACCGGCAAAGGGTTCACCCCCAGCCAGGGTGAGGCGGCGACGGGCCTGACGGGCCATACCCTGTCCGGTTTCCACAACACCGTCGACGAGGATGACGGCTTCGACGTGCTGTCGATGGCGTTTACCGACTTCGAGCCGGGGGAGACCTTCACGTTCTCCATCGATGTCGATCCGACGAGCATCAAGGGCACGTCGGCCCCGGGCCCGGGTGAGGCCGGCAGTATTTCCGGTCTGGAAATCACCGGGGCGACGGTTACCGTGACGTTCGACGACGGGTCGACGTACGTGTCCGAGGCGTTCCGGATTCCGGAGAGCCTGAGCGGTTCGCAGAGCATCATCGCCGGCGGCACACTCGCCCGTCCGACGATCGACGTGGTGGGGCAGTCCGGTCTGAAGGCCAAGGTGTCGAGCCTCGAGCAGGTCGTCCGCGTATCCGGGCCGGCCAACACCGACGTCCGGCTGCTCGTCGTCGAGGGCGCCCTGTTCCTCGCTGGCAGCGGCGGTTATGACGTGGATCCGTTTGAAGCCAACTCGGTCATCGCGGTCCAGGAGCTGGCCGGCAACACCGGCACGCTCGGGCTGGTCGACTTCGAGGTGACGCTGACGGACAGCCAGGCGGAGGGCGGCATCAACTACATCGTCGCGGCATTCGAAAACGAGGCCGGCGAAACCAGCCCGATCTCCGACGTGGTCGTACTCGATCACGATCCGGAGGCGGTGCCGATCACCCTGTTCCGGATCAACGCCGGCGGCCCGGCCGTGACGCTCGACGGCGTCACCTGGAGCGCCGACCAGTACAGTACGGGTGGCGCCACGTTCAGCAACCCGGGCATTGAGATCAGCGGCACGAGCGACGACGCCCTGTATACGTCGGAGCGCTACGATGCGGGCGGCGGCGGCTTCGGCTACAGCATCCCGGTGCCGGCCGACGGCGACTATAACGTCGCGATCCACTTTGCCGAGATCTTCTTTGGCGCCCCGAACGGCGGCGTCGGCGGGGCCGGCAAGCGGGTCTTCTCGATCGACATCGAAGACGGACAGGCCTCGCTGACCAACCTCGACATCTATGCGGAGGTGGGCGCCACGGCCGCGTTGATCAAGACATTCGAAGGCATCACGGTGACCGACGGGTTGCTCACGATCGACCTGACGTCCACGACCCGTGAAGGCAAAATCTCCGCGATCGAGGTGTCTACGTTCGGCGAGCCCACCGCCCTGTCCGCCACGCCGAACCCGATCAACTTCTCCGTCGAGGAGGTGGGCGCCCAGTCGCCGGCCCGCACGCTGACGATCAGCAACAGCGGCGCTTCGGCGATCACGGTGACGGGCATCGATTTCACCGGAGCGAATGCCGATGAATTCGCCTCCAGCTTCACCGACCCGATCTCGGTCGCCGGCGGCAGCTCGAGCACCGTCAGCGTCACGATGTCGCCGACGTTCGCGGGGAGCAAGACGGCGCAGATGAACATCATGCACAGCGACAGCGAGACGCCGATCAAGATCACGCTCTCGGGCGAGGGACAGGTCGTCCAGCCCGGCAACGTGTTGTATCGCGTCAACGCCGGCGGGCCGTCGATCGCCTCGATCGACGGGTTGTCGATCTGGCAGGGCGACCAGGCCACGGCCAGCGGCAACGCGCTGGGTCAGGCGCAGCTCGGCGTGCCGTCTCCCTACGTGAACACGGGCGCGGCCGGCAACTTCACGTTCGGCCGGTTGCACAGCATCACGCTCGGCACGTCGGTGCCGTCCAGCACGCCGGAGTCGCTGTTCCAGACCGAACGCTGGGACGCCGCGGCGTCGCCGAACATGATCTGGTCCTTCCCGGTCGAGGCCGGCACGGAGGTCGAGGTGCGCGTGTATCTGGCCGAGATCTTCCTCAACGCCGACAACAACGAGACGGACGGTCCGCGCGTATTCGATATCGTGGTGGATGGAACGATCCCGACGGGCTTCGACAACATCGACGTCTACGCGGAGGCCGGCTCGGATGTCGGCATCATGAAGTCGTTCGTCACGACCAGCGACGGCGCGATCAATATCGAGTTCGTGAAGGATGGCGGGCAGGAGCTCGCCGCCGTCAAGGGCATCGAGATCCTCGACCGCACGAACATCGCGCGCGCGCTCGACGAGGGGTGGAACCTGGTTGGTCTGCCCCTGACACCGGCCAACGGCAGCTACACGAGCATCTTTGGCGCATTCGCTCCGGTACAGGCGCCGTTCGCCTGGAATGGATCGAGCTATGCGCAGGAGACCAGCCTCAGCACCGGCAAGGGCTACTGGCTCAACGCCGGCCAGTCGGGCCTGCACACCTTCGAGGGCACGACCGTCGAGACGCTGTCGCTGAACCTGACGGCGGGCTGGAATCTGGTGTCGGGTCCGGCATGCGCGGTGGATGTCGAAGCGATCGACGACCCCTCGGGCATCGTCGTGGCCAACAGCTGGTTCGCGTACAACCGCGGCTATCTGGCCTCGACCGTGCTGCAGCCGGGCATGGGCTACTGGGTGGAGGCGAGCGGCGCCGGCACGGTCAGCCTGACCTGCGCCTCGGGCAAGACCGCCTCGGCCCGCGCCGGCGCGCCGGACGCCTCGTTCGGCACCATCCTGATCTCGGATGCGCACGCCGGCTCGCAGACGCTCTATTACGGCGGCACCCTGGGAGCGGCGAGTGAGCTGCGTCCGTACATGCTGCCGCCGCGTGCCCCGGAAGGGAGCTTCGACGTGCGCTTCAGCAACGACGCGCTGCTGATCGATTCCGATTTCGCGACCGTCGATCTCCAGGCCGGCGCCTACCCGGTGTCGCTCAAGCTGGTCAAGCTCCCCACGGGCGACAACAAGCTGTACGTTCAGCAGATGAAGGCCGGCGGCGTGCTCGCGTCGAGCGAGTTGTCCGAGGGCGAGTCCGTACTCATCATCGACGAAGGGGTGAACGAACTGATCATCGCGAACACGGTCGCCGTGGAGGATATCGACGGCGAGCTGCCGGGCGCCTTCAGGCTGCAGGGCAATTACCCGAACCCGTTTAATCCCACGACGACCGTCATCTTCGACCTGCCCGAGACGGCTCAGGTGCATGTCGAGGTCTACGACGTTATGGGACGCCGCGTGCTCGACGTGCCGGCGCAGGGCTTCGGCCCGGGCGACGGCCATCAGATCCAGATCGACGCCGGCAGCCTGGCCAGCGGCATCTATCTCTATCGCGTCGTCGCCGAGATGAATGCCACGCAGGCCTTCGCGGTCGGCCGGATGAGCCTGGTGAAATAA